The genomic interval ACACACGCATCAATTGTATCacaattttaatatattgtgtgtatttgacCATTTTACTGCAATAAACTTCGAAAGACAACTCAATTCCTGACATGACAGACAGCAGTGACTTACCGCATATAATAATTCCCTTTAAACTAAAGCATGTAGCGATTTTCTCATTCATGAACGTTTATCAATCTAACACGTAAATAACGTTAAACTGTACTGTGCAGCGCGCAGATATTTTAATACTGAGATATagccagagccgatcggccctatacactcactacgcaagttgcgtagtgccccgcaaattacgcaaggccccgcctccccctgcctcattttacagcacgtgttaatgtttactgtgtaggtgacaatatgaagcggagctatccatctggccatgaaaagagagaaaagaaacagaatgagtgtgaaatgtgagaacagcaatcaggtaaacttgtgttctcttcagtttgatgtcagcaagagcaaataacagtaaagttaagttgatgtgattctgtctctagtctctatctgactagctaaattagctgtgcagtgctgccagtgcaagtgtgaatgtgtggcaaatggtttacatggctcacgggtcaggtaggagggccccttagcagaatttttgCTTAGGGCCCGAGGGAGGTCAGGTTCGGCTCTGGATATAGCAAATCGTGACATATATATCGGCAAATTCGGCATACTGCCAACCCAAGAACTAAAGTTTATTTTGAAGAAATGCATATTCTTATTTGAATAGGTTTAAAACACAACCTCAAAACACACTTgagttcagtggagagtggtcgctcttgtgctcttctgaagtcaacaaccatctctttagttttatcaacattcagagacaggttgttggttctacaccaggtagttagctgttgcacctcctctctgtatgctgactcgtcgttcttgctgatgagacccaccacagtcgtgtcattggcgaacttgatgatatggtgtGATCTGTGCATCATCTGTATTCGATAGTTTGGTACAAGAAGAGCGATTGATTTTGCCTGCCTGTTCACAAAGAGGAAATATATCTGTGTTCtctgaaagaggaaaacagtaaaagtaatttacaaatattttgaatatgattacaactgtttataaaatatacctATGTcatttgtttgtagttttagttcATCTGCATTCTATTAGTTTGGTACAAGATCGATTGCTTTTGCCTCCCGGTTCACTAGAGGGAGAACTAGGTTTTCTTCATTTCCCAAAAAGTTGGCAGTGAAGAAACCCCGTGTTCATGTCATCCTTTTTCATCTCCCTCTTTTCAGGTATTAGTCTGAAAGATACAATGTTATAATGTGATTATAATATCACATAAGAGTGTATGAATTTCAAAATGATATCAATTGTGTTTGGttggaaatgtttaaatgtgtattagttTAAATTTGCACGAGCTCAGGCGTGAGAGGGCGCAAGGCCTACATAATGGCGCAAggtcatatatatacatattgagAGAGAGTTAAACATTGGCgtgttgtatttaatgtttaattcagtaatttagtgttgattgactgatttgtggaaaaaaaggtGAATATATTGAGATGTGAAAAGTGGATTACAGAATTGATGTATTGATACAGATGCAAGTTATTTAAAGAgcatataaatgttattttgaatTGTATGGATCAGGCATTTCTAAAAagctgtttaattaattaattaattaatgtctagattataaataaccaaatattatatataaataactaaaatgatCTATAATTAAGAGGTTctgtaaaaatgtgtgaaatgaaGAAACAAGACAATTGATGCTGTTTTGCAAAGTTGATTGTAAATTGTGATAAATAAAGATTTCCCAAAAAGTTGGCAGTGAAGAAACCCTGTGTTCATGTCATCCTTTTTCATCTCCCTCTTTTCAGAGGTTTAACAAATACACTCTAAAAACTGCTGGGTCAAAAAGTAAAATAACCCAACGCTGGGTTATTTTAACCCaactattagttaaaaatgactccactgctgggTTGAATTTAACCCAAAACGGGTCAGAAATTtaagtgattaaaataatgaattgacAGCAATACTTACTTCGGTAATCCAACCCCACCCACGGAAACACGGAAGTATGCGGAAGCAATTTAGgtgatctaaataaaatgtcgtCCTTCGTTTTAGTAATAcacgttttcttatttttgtaaaggATGTCAAGGCTAAAATAGCAAACCTTAAATCTAATATATAGAGCTGATTTCGTCATAACATGTAAAACGCTCGCATTCTATGAAAATGTATCaaatatcacagtaaatgcATCACTGACTGCAGTCAGAAAAATTTACTTCCAATTAAATATGtatgtgaaatatgaaatagTGTACAAGTTAAAGAACACGAAATCCAATGAAGCAGTCAggtcacagtaataataataaaagtttattaactatacacagtttaattaataataaaaaacaaaacaaaaaaaatatagctgcaagcagcgatgacgggccttcgcacgttagTTCATcactatacggtgccttccagaaaacaatgcacggtgggcaagtgcatcaagtgggtaaatatcagtggactattttatgttgttactgacccatttggggactgtaggtgaatgaaaccccacattttagacaaacgggggcactagtgagccacttaagagacacacctttgtctgacctttttgtccacacttaacagccgacaaatgtgatgtatgtgtcaaatttcaagttcatctaagcacgccaaaagccttgaatatgcctgaaataaaagtaaactttgacacgatgccatggcaacagtgtttgagatatcaaaaatccgttcgcaatttcgcatctgcaatatctctgcatcatggtggccaagtctggtctcaattgcatgaatcccctaggaggagtatttaaaagtttaccgcatgcagctgacaaaaaatccacctttgtgactgacacacttcctggggcctgtagGTGGTGCTATACCcaggactcacaataagcacattgatgtgatcggaatccttggccgaacatacacaccacgtgtcatcacaataagacattttttgctttagatattagacactttctttttctctgaattcaccataactttgtcgcctcgccatggcagcaccgttcgagatatcaaaaatcccttcgcaatttagcaagggcaatgtctcggcatcatgtttaccacgtttgatgtcaatcgcatgaattccctaggaggagtatttaaaagttcaccgcatgcacttataaaacaatccaaaatggccgacttcctgttgggcggagctcatagtttagagcgcgaaagttgttcgggtcgatgagatctatatgcgtcccaactctcgtacatgtgcgtacataattgcccgatctgtgcaccaatgtttgtttttgcattacagggggcgctacagagcccccctgccacgcccgtattccagcctttgcccaAGCCTGGCGTCGCACGACTCTGaagtgtgtgccaaatttcaagagttttcgagcatgttaagggaccccaattggccaatgtgtgggaaaaaaaataaataaataaataaataatactcccgaggaaaaacaatagggcgtcgcaccattcggtgctcaggccctaataagtTACAGTTTGTCTGCAAAAATGAATGCTGCCAGAACTCTTATTGCTGGTGTCTCCTCCCACGGAAGTCCATATACCACAAACTGCCACACCAGGGAACTCTGCTTGCTGCCATCAACTAATTacatagaaaatattaatgtcaGTCAAAAGACATTTTATCCAAGAATTGCTCCTAATTTATCCTAATGATCCTGGGTGTGTCACGAATAAAATGGCGGTCGAACATGTTTAGTTTCAAACCTTATTTAGCGTGAGCTGACCTCAGACATTCCCGCTTGTTTCAAACTAACCACAGGCTGTATaggaatttaattttaatcctgaataaaaaaaaaactatatattatGTAGTAGCTCGTAGTGAATGAATCTCGTTTGCTGTTGAATGTAGTTTACAGCGAagttaaacaaaatgtagaGCGGGAAATTGGATGTCCTAACAAAATACGTTACCATCTGAATTTGTTCAACATTAAATAGTCTGGCTTTGTTAAGACAACATCAGTTTGTCATGATAAACTTTACCTATCTACTGATTATTATTCTGAAATCTGGGCTTAGATTTTGGACAACGCTGACTTACTAACACGTGTTATTCAAAAAAAGTATTTCAGGagctaaataataatgattatttaattaaaagggTTCATTTCATTTATCTAACAAACTAGGCTAGATCCAAGTCATGATAATCTTTAGAGATTTGAGATCACTTTAGATCTCTGAGATAACTAGCATGATCATGATCTACTGGATTGtatattcagatttgttaagaCATTATTGAAGAATATTCCTCACATCGTCAGCAGTCAAAAACAGCAAATCAGTGAAAAGCTGCCAGTGAGACTGTACTGGATGAAGAGAAGTTAACACTAAAATCCCTGCAACAGCTGAACCTTCGTTCTTTATCTAACTTCTTATCTTCTTATaggaaaatatgaatattactaaaatattatgatactttagctttgtgttttttttatttccttctaagATTCTAActtacagtgatacctcgagatacgagtttaattcgttccgtgacattgctcgtatctcaaattgctcgtatctcaaagcaattttccccttttaaattaattgaaatcccattaatctgttccagctcgcaaaattccactccagttgttttgtttgtgttttgaatatgaaaaatgtacagtacctgtatttgtaaataacaaatattgtataaaaacatacagtaataaaagagaatgttaaaaaaataaactggttttactttaggatgcgcacggaggttgagggaggagtaaacaggcggaagagttaggaggaattacactttcactttcgttcatgtactcgcactcttaatgctactttacacttaaattgaACTTaattaaacttcatttagagcggggaGATCAGCAACTAtcaaatagaatagacccccgtataacagaaccattaatcatgcatagagttaaaaataggaaaggaaaataataaatggataaataaataattaaataattagagagagagagagggagagagagagaaaatatgtggacatttatgatgtaaactggtacaacgaacaatttacagtaaatggtcgggtaatatggatgtcgtaaccggattggtgtgcgtcgtggacagctgattaacagctgatgcacgcttgacgacgtggcctgccagaactaacgcaatgcttgatttctcttaacttgactgaacttaattgctacaatttctgttttctttacattaattttgcttaattttcttcatcactttttttctcttcacttgtttttgccttttttgtcactctttcctcactaacatctgccggtcgttttaataaaaacctgtccggtcagcatatcagatgcggtctagtcgcacaagttcaattttttaacggatccaacgcttaaaacggatccgaaaattgcGGATCTTCAGATGGTCGGcgcctcacgcagcgcctttgcgactctccataggaaattaatgacttcctgtttatcggccgtcgtttatCGTGTGCAGTGAAAatgcggctttaaccgagtgagacgcgggaagctgaggcgggggaaacagagcacacgtggttgttggggatctttgtttcggcggcggcgactcggatgctcgtatctcaaaaatttgctcgtatctcaagccaaaaatatggtcgaatcacagctcgtatctcaaaaaattcgtatgtcaaagcactcgtatcttgaggtatcactgtattacAGTAGATAATTAAATTATGAGATTTGAACACTTTTGGctcgtaaataaataaacagaattttatttttttaattattttttattcaaatggtaGAAGATttacaataattatttattagatatttctcttattcttattatttttcttcttcctgtttctgCTGGTCTTGTGTCTGTACATCATCTTCAGGGTTtcctgaaaaagaaatgcaGAAGTCAGAAATGACTTTTGAGTGGTTTTTAAATCCCTGTGTAACCCTGTGAGTCAATATCAGCACATGTCCAATTATGATTAAAGATTCTCACCGGCTTGTGACCAGCTTCTCGTGCCTTCAGTAGGGAGTCCATTTCATGTacctacaaaaacacacacacagaagtgaaaAACGAGGGATAAATGGGTGGGGATTGGTCTTTAAATGGCCAAAGCTAATTCATCATGTCAAAGATATTTACACatcagatatgtgtgtgtgagtgtgagtgtgtgtgtgtatgtgtgtgtgtgctcacctTGGCACGCAGGAGCTCAGGAACACTAATCATATTCATGATTTCGAAGTTGTTCTCTCCCTGTATTAGCATCCATGTGATCTTACTGGCCAGAGAGGGGTGGATTTTCTTGACCAGAGGAAGCATGTAGTCatctgcagagagaaagagagagagaaagtgtgtgaggtgtgtgagagagaatagaaATGGCCATCCAATcatgtaaaatgtgtgttaatATTGAGTAACCAAAGCAAAAGGAGTTGAAGGCAGAAAAACATGGATTAAAATGCTGAGCTGCTGATCAGGAGTGTATACGAGACAgaggtatgtgtgtttgtgtgtatgtgtgtgtatgaaactcACAGGCCTTCTGAATCTGATCGTCTAGTGCCGCAGACTCCAGCATATAGATGGTCAAGCGTTTCCCACTTGGTGTAGATGTGGGTGCATCCTGGggacataaattattattagtagtagtagtagtagcagtagtagtaaaaatcacacatttagatattgtaaatgttataatctatcatacattatattataatattaagcaTGCAgaatattattgtgtgtgtgttttatccttACTTTTGTGCTGTCGTCCAGCTGCACATCATCCACATTAGCCACAGATGTAGACGACTCCACATCTGCAGCTGTGGCTTTAGCAGTGTCTGACAGTGCAGCTGGAGCTTCAGCTGGGGCTCTTTCAATAGCTGGAGCTTTTATAAAGTCTGGGACAGAGTCCACAGAAGGAGCTGTCTCAAAGATTGGGACGATGTCCTCAAGGGGAGCTGTCTCAATGCCTGGGACGGTGTCCACAAGGGAAGCTTTCTCAAAAACTGGGATGGAGTCCTCAGAAGGAGCTGTCTCAAAGCCTGGGACGGTGTCCTCAAGGGGAGCCGTCACAAAGTCAGTGACTGCTTGGACAGGGTCCTCAGAAGGAGCTGTTGTGATGGCTGGGTCGGCTTGGACGGTGTCCACAGAGGCAGCTGTCGTGAAGGCTGGGACAGCTTGGACAGGGTCCACAGAGGGAGCAACAGCTACGGTGTTCTTGTTGCAGGGAGGCAGCACAGGTTGCTGGAGTTTCTGTAGTGTATTGTTCTGAACAACTTTCCGAACACCGTGCGCAAAAAATCGTCATCGATGGTGCAGTCGAGGTTTTTGATGAAGAGGTTATTGGTTTGGTGTTGGGGCGAGCCTCAGGTTTGCGCTCATCACGGTCCTTAAAATACTGAATGGTGCTGTAAGAGAACAGAGCTACTGCTCTTAGAGTGTTTATCTGAACCCTGCTCTTAGATGTTGTGTCTTCACCAGCAGAATTACAGCCTGATGTTGACTGAAATACCCTCATTAGACCAAACAGAACCTCTGTTTCAATAAACAAGGAGTTCaataaatgtcaaatgtaaTTAGTTAAAGCACAATGTAAAAAACCCTGACATTTGAACTTTGGCTGTAAAAACATACTAATTTACACGTGACTTACACGTATTGGTCGTTCAGCAGCATCCCGTTGAGCCGATTGATGGCCGACGCAGCTGCCTCCTGTGACTCAAATTGGACATAGCCAAATCCCTTTGATTCCACAACCTTCAGGAGAAACACAGCATATCAACACATAGTGTACAATCAATCTGAGCTAGTACACACACGTTAATCATGATACACAGATATTCAGCTATTTAGATCAGAACAGATCAAAGTCTGTACCTTGCACGACACGATCTTCCCAAACACTGAGAAGGTGTCAAACAGGTCAACGCTCTGAATGGACTTGTCCAAGTTCTTTATGATGATGTTGCTCCTGTTGGTCCAGTTCAGCATCCGTTCAAAGCGAGACCACATCACACGCATGGGTCTCTCCAGAAGAAGTTCAAAGTCAAACATTTCCAGTGCTCGCTCGGCTGAGGGAACCAaaagaagtcattcatttcagtttaaacaATCAATATAATATGTGTCTATTTATAATAGGTATATACACAGTCAgtttcagaattattggcactctTAGTAAACATTAGTATGAAAAATGTATTGTAGCATTTTTAGTCTaagacaaacaaatattttttttttttttactttttttttactttttgtactgtttaaagCACCATACATGAGTGTATTTATGTAATACAGCAGTTAAAGACTAAATAAATGCCCCTGTAGCCTTAAGACAACTAGAAAGTGCAGAAACGGTGTAGAGAACAGCGTTGTCGTGTCTTCGGTCTTGTTTGTATTACCGTCGTATTTATAGCAGAAGTTGACATAGGCATAGCCGAGTGAGTAGCCGCTCTTCCTGTTCCTGCTGATGTGGACAGATTTAATGGGTCCTGCAGGTCTGAATCTTTTAAGAATCATCAGTTCTGTCACTTCAGGGTGCAGATCTCCAACATACAGTGCAGTCATTGGTGAAATCTGCTACTGTAAATTACTGTCAAATGTTTAAACGTTACTAAAGTGCTGCTAAAATGCTGCTAATGAATCAAACATGCTGCTAATTGCTGCTAATTGTTGTAAAATCGCTTCTAATCGCTGTTCACTGTGTTGCTCTGTTTCTGTCGATGGTCTGATGGTCTGAACTTATAGAACATTACGTCATCTTGGAACTCTgttcaaattttaaaaacaaacagcggAAAGTTTTAATGTCCAGATATATTACAGATCTAATAGCTTATCattaaacactattaaacatctctttctgtcttttctttctttctttctttctttctttctttctttctttattattattattattattattgttattgttattgttattattattatcattatcattatttatcACAGAGTCCGTCCTGTGTCCCTTCCTCATTCAGTGATGTTGCCAATGATACAAGAAGACATTTTACGCCGGTTTGCGCTTCACTTCCCAGAGCGCGACACTGACGTCTGCAGCGTGTGGCGCACGCgcctgtctatgtgtgtgtgtgtgtgtgtgtgtgtgtgtgtgtgtgtgtgtacaaagaGGTGAACATGGGCAACACACTAGCTAAACACACCATCATGAAGCGTGGCCCAATAGCAAAGTGTTGTACAAATGGGTGTTAAAGGGGCGTTCAAATGGATGCACATGGACTTTTAACAACCATAATCCCCATAAGTCAGCCTTCCCCTATTTTTCCAGTTGAAACACATAAGCACGATACATGCACCTTGCTTACTAGGCCAGCTGTAAAGTTATTACTGTGAAGTTATCCTTATTGTTCAAAGGCTTCCTAATATATTGTGTAACCACAGACAGGGgcagtatactgtataagttCCCTTTCGGAGCAGCTTCCACCAAGCTCTCCACCCTACTCCACATCACCTACTAAACCACCAACAGGTTCTGCTTTTAGATATGCTCTAGCACTCCTGGTTAGATCTTTATAATTCAAAGCTTAAACGACATGCCttcatcacctctggcttgctcattagggatagggatagatatatagtattttaaattaatattttttaattaattttaaactttaattgtatgtatttatttatttttattaaatttttttcttcttcatattatatatttatttcttagtTCCTACTTATACTTtcagacaatgggaattgttaaaagcgctatacaaataaactgaatttgaatttgaatctaATTACCAAGTGAGCAGACAGTCGATCGGCTCTTTAATCGCTCTCACAGTACTTTGATGTTACATACAAATCAGTGTTGACTGTGCCACCTCAAGATGAACACACCTAATGTCTGTTAGGGTGGCTGGGTGGGGGAAGAATAATGTGTAACACAAGCATTTTCTTGTACCACGGACTGTCATTGTAAAAAGCCCAAATATGTTTTTGCAGAGATCAATGCCCTGATGACGAAGGTCAACCAACAAGAAGCTGAGAAGGCACTGACAAAATGGTTCACTGGGGCAAGAGACAGAGGACAGAGGGCATCAAGAGTGCACCAAAGGATGTCTGTTTAAGGTTTTCTGAAAAGTTCTAAGTGTTGTTTTTAAGTTCTAAGGAGTTGTTTCTTCTTACTGTTGTAGttcttatattttgtttttacttcaaGTTGCTAACTTGATTTTAATCtaactttaaatgtaatttttaaacaacaagGGGGGATTACTTCACATGTGCACTAGACAAACTGAGGAGACCATCAGGAACCGTGTGAAGGTAGCAGCGTCGTTATATAGTGACTAGTCACCTAAAATAGCCCCCGCCTCAGAAGGGAAAATACAAGATGGCCCGGGAGTGATGTCATGAACCAGGACGTGTGGGAAGAAGTGCTGACAAATATGGCTTTGAGATActgtaagaagaataaaacacctcAGGATGTGCTGATACTATATGATAAACTATGTTTATTAGTATGTCCGCTTCACGTCAGGCTATCACACCTCTCCACTGTTAATTGTTCATAACAAACCTGTAAACGCTTTGGCAATAACATGTAGTGCAGGTGTACTTCTAATTTACTGTTTACCCTCTTGACTGAAATAGCATTGTACCTTACATCACATCCCTATACTAGTACAAATTCAATCTTTGTGCATTCTACTCACTAAGCTGGACAGTTGAAAGCATCTATAACtgtgttttatgatttattatacaCACTGATATTAGATCAGAAACATCACTAATGTGAACTACACCTTTTAACTAGATTTACATCAAGGCCTGCTGTCTGTTACACCTTGCATGTCCTACGGTATCTTAAATGATGTCCGTTCAGAGTACTTTGTAAAGACTGACCAGTGTCTGTAAGTTAAACCTCTATGGCACTGTTTAAAGCTTCATACATGTTCTACACCACCATCAGCCTATAAATAATTCTTAGGCAAAactgtgaatatttaatattctacTGCATTGATTCTTGTTTcagattttttgttaaatattagaaTGTTGTTCATAACTTATTTCCAAACTTTACCACATGAGTATAGAagctacaaaaaaagaaattactttattgaataaatcatttagtaCATTTCATGCATCAGGgctcacatttctgtgcattgtttcatacacacacctttaagATATAGTTAGAATTTATTGCTAATcaaatttgcattaaaatattaCCTGTCCCActaaatttctatttaaatctaaaatagtTATGACTAGACTGATGTACAAATGTtaaaatttatacaaatatcacattgcatttaatataataaacgcCTCTGCAAGAGCTATTGGTATTGTCatgtttcatgtcttttttaaagaaatggttTAGAGAAATACAAGAGATGGCTTTGATAATTAACTGTCTTCATCATAAGTCGACATCGGTAAGCAGAGTGAAGAAAGCAGCAGCCTGAATAAGGagaacatgcgcacacacacacacacaattagcacagGGGCTGTTAATGATAGGGGATCATCTAATCTGACGTAACTGTATAATAATACTTTCTGTATAACCTGACCTCCATTTCATCTTccacatttaaaacagtgtCCAGCTTCATGTGACTCTTCCTGGGATCTGGAGCATCAGCTGATTGCCACTTTGGATCCTGGACAGTGTGCAGGATTTGGCTAAATGAGTAGTCCTGGACAATAAGTGGTAAAAttctgtgttacagcacacataAAGGTTTTACCTTTACATTCCTACCAAACCTTAGTGTAGCTACACAGGCTAAAATACTTGCAGTGACAATTCCTTTTGTTGGGAGCAGGGCATGTTTGAATCCAAGGAGCCTGGGATACAGCAATGATTCTCTGCAACAAAACGAACAAAAACAATCACGTTACCAACATCTCAATAATACAGTATTCTGgaacaatattacaatacaatGCAGCTCCTAGTGTCCATCTTCTGGACTTCTGGCAAGGTGAAATATCAGTCGTCGTCGTCCCCCCGCCTAATGTACTTAGATTTCATACCTCCTACATCCTCCCCAGGAATAGGAcataggtgtgaatgtgtgtgatgggCTGGCATCTTAATCAGTTTGTTCTGCACATCTACTTACCGACCACAGCAGAGTTCTCTGGTGAATTCAGCATCGGATGATTGGAAGGACTCGATTGCTTGGACACTTCTGGCCCGGCGGCAAGCTTGGCCCTGTTGGAAGGCGTGAGTCGCTTTAGGTTGACCAGAAGCTCTGGGTTCGCCCGTTTGAAGTTCGGGTTGTAAAAGTGCTGTATGAAGCTGACTTTCGTCAACGAGATCTTATA from Tachysurus vachellii isolate PV-2020 chromosome 1, HZAU_Pvac_v1, whole genome shotgun sequence carries:
- the LOC132852144 gene encoding uncharacterized protein LOC132852144, encoding MTALYVGDLHPEVTELMILKRFRPAGPIKSVHISRNRKSGYSLGYAYVNFCYKYDAERALEMFDFELLLERPMRVMWSRFERMLNWTNRSNIIIKNLDKSIQSVDLFDTFSVFGKIVSCKVVESKGFGYVQFESQEAAASAINRLNGMLLNDQYVTIQYFKDRDERKPENNTLQKLQQPVLPPCNKNTVAVAPSVDPVQAVPAFTTAASVDTVQADPAITTAPSEDPVQAVTDFVTAPLEDTVPGFETAPSEDSIPVFEKASLVDTVPGIETAPLEDIVPIFETAPSVDSVPDFIKAPAIERAPAEAPAALSDTAKATAADVESSTSVANVDDVQLDDSTKDAPTSTPSGKRLTIYMLESAALDDQIQKAYDYMLPLVKKIHPSLASKITWMLIQGENNFEIMNMISVPELLRAKVHEMDSLLKAREAGHKPETLKMMYRHKTSRNRKKKNNKNKRNI